From the Stigmatella aurantiaca genome, the window GGCCTGGAAGTAGCCCTCCAGGCGGCGAATCTGCGCCCGCGCCCGGCGCTGCTTCTGGCCCAGGGCGTCATCCTGCGTCAGGTACACCAGCCCGAAGGCCAGTGCCGTGCCGAGGAAGAAGACGATGGCGAGCGCGATCCGCCCTACCCGGGCCGGGTGGGCCGTGCTCACGGGGGGCTGGGGGGAGACGTGCTCGGCCATGGCCATGGGTCCTCCGTGCCTACTTGCCGGCCGGGTTCGCGTCGCGCGACGAGATGTCCGCGTCCTGGCCCTCGCCGCCCGCGGTGCCGTCGCCACCGTAGGAGATGATGACGGGCTTGCCGCCCTCGTTCAGGTACACGTACTCGTTGTTCCAGGGGTCCCTCGGGATGGCCTCCAGCGCCTGGATCTCCACGAGTCCCCGCAGGCCCGTGGCCGTGTCGGGGTAGTTGCCCTTCTTCGTGTAGTAGAGCTTGAGCGCGTTCTGGATGCTCTTGATGTCCAGCTCGGCGCGGTCCCGGCGGGCCTGGTTGAGCTGGGGGATGACCGCCACGCCCACCGCCGCGGCGATGAGGCCGAGGATGGTGATAACGACCATGATTTCGATCAGGGTCATGCCGCGGTTGCGGCGGCGGCGCTGCTGCTTCTTCGTCGTGTCCATCATGTCCCTCGATTGACTTTCTGGCAGACGCTGGCGGTCTGCCCATGCCTTTGTGTCAAAAGTCTCAACAGTGCCGCGCTCAGGGCTCGCCGCGGGGGGCGGCCGGAGCGCTGGCCTGCGAGTCCGAAGCGTACAGCGCGGCACCCACCCCCATCAGGGCCGCCGCCAGGGCCAGCAGGGCCGCCAGGGTGACGCCTTGGACCCACCTGTTGAGCGTGTCGTTCATTGCCGCGCCTCTTACCGGATGGCCGAGTTCACCTGCAGGATGGGCATCAGGATCGAGAAGGCGACGAATGCAATCACCGCGCCCATGAACACGATGAGGATGGGCTCGAGCAGCGAGGTGAGGGCGCCGATGCGCACGTCCACCTGTGTCTCGTAGCTGTCCGCCACCGAGAAGAGCATCTCCTCCAGCTGGCCGGAGCGCTCGCCGATGGCAACCATGTGGTAGACGAGCGGGGGGAACTCCCCGGAGCGCTTGAGCGGGTTGGCGATGCTCTCGCCCTCGCGGATGGCATCGCGCGCCTTCTCCACCACGTCCGAGAGCACCGAGTTGGTGATGACCGCCTTGACGATGTCCATGGCGGCCAGCAGTGGCACGCCGCTCTTGAGCAGCGTGGCCAGCGTGCGCGCGAAGCGCGAGATGGCCAGCAGCCGCACGAGGCTGCCGAACACGGGCGCCTTGAGTGCGAACCGGTCCCAGATGGGCTTGCCGCGCGGACTGCGCAGGAATGCCACCAGCCCGAAGATGCCCAGGCCCAGGGTGGGGAAGATGAGGAACCACCAGTTCTGCAGGAAGTTGCTCACCGCGATGAGCACCCGCGTGGTGAAGGGCAGGGTGGCGTTCATCGTCTCGAAGATCTTCGTCACCTTCGGCACGACGATGGTCATCAGCAGCACGAGGATGCCGCCGCCCACCACCAGCATGATGGCGGGGTAGAGCATGGTGCCGACGATCTTCTGGCGCAGCTTGGCCTGGCCCTCGGTGAAGTCCGCCAGCCGCTGGAGCACCGTGTCCAGCGCGCCCGAGGCCTCGCCGGCGCGCACCATGTTCACGTAGAGCGAGCCGAACACCTTCTGGTGCTGGCCCAGCGCGTCGGCGAGCGAGGAGCCCTCGTTCACCCGCTGCTTGATGTCGGACAGGATGCGCTTGAAGCGCTCCTTCTCCACCTGGTCCACCAGCGCGGTGAGCGACTCCACCAGGGTGACGCCCGCGCCCAGGAGCGTGGCGAGCTGGCGCGTGGTGATGGCGATGTCCTCGGTGGTGACACGGCCGCGCGCCACCTTGCGCAGGTCGATGTCACGCTCGGCGAGCGCGGCGCCCGCGCCCTTGCGCACCGCGCCCCGGCTGCCCTCGGCCTGGCCGAGCACGTCCGTGAGGAAGATGCCATCCTTGCGCAGCTGGCTGCGCAGGGTCTTGGGCGAGTCTGCCTCCAAGAGCCCCTTGATGGTTTTTCCCG encodes:
- the gspG gene encoding type II secretion system major pseudopilin GspG; translation: MDTTKKQQRRRRNRGMTLIEIMVVITILGLIAAAVGVAVIPQLNQARRDRAELDIKSIQNALKLYYTKKGNYPDTATGLRGLVEIQALEAIPRDPWNNEYVYLNEGGKPVIISYGGDGTAGGEGQDADISSRDANPAGK
- the gspF gene encoding type II secretion system inner membrane protein GspF: MPVFEYRGLNSAGKTIKGLLEADSPKTLRSQLRKDGIFLTDVLGQAEGSRGAVRKGAGAALAERDIDLRKVARGRVTTEDIAITTRQLATLLGAGVTLVESLTALVDQVEKERFKRILSDIKQRVNEGSSLADALGQHQKVFGSLYVNMVRAGEASGALDTVLQRLADFTEGQAKLRQKIVGTMLYPAIMLVVGGGILVLLMTIVVPKVTKIFETMNATLPFTTRVLIAVSNFLQNWWFLIFPTLGLGIFGLVAFLRSPRGKPIWDRFALKAPVFGSLVRLLAISRFARTLATLLKSGVPLLAAMDIVKAVITNSVLSDVVEKARDAIREGESIANPLKRSGEFPPLVYHMVAIGERSGQLEEMLFSVADSYETQVDVRIGALTSLLEPILIVFMGAVIAFVAFSILMPILQVNSAIR